TTTTTATCGCAGCAATCGGCAACATTAATCGAAAGTGCACGGATGCTTGGAAAAGGACCCTTCAAAATTTTCTTTCAAGTCGTAGTCCCGATATCCCGAGCGGCAATTGTGGGCGGAGCGAGCTTAGTTATTTTAGAGGTATTAAATGACTATGGGGTAGTAAAATATTTCGGTATTCAAACCTTTAGTACCGCCATTTTCCAAACGTGGTTTGCGTTAGGGGATATTGATTCCTCTTTAAAGCTAGCTGCCTCACTTATGGGATTTGTCATTATCATCTTAATTCTCGAGAAGGTGCTACGTGGGCGAAAGCAGTTTAGCTATGCTTCTACTAAGATTAGACCGTTAAAGCTCGTGACACTACGCGGTGGTAAGGCAGGTTTCGCAACATTCTATTGTACGATTATTTTCAGTTTGAGTTTTTTAATCCCAGTCATTCAGCTCATTGATTGGTTTATTTTAACATTTGGTCATATCCCATTCCAGGACTTCTTTATTTATGTGAAAAATTCGACCATCGTTGCAGCGATTAGTGCAACAATCATTATCGTATTCGCATTAATTGTCGGTAACTTTAATCGCCTTTTCCAAGGGCGTATCACAAAAGTATTGACTCGCCTATCGATTTTAGGCTATTCGATTCCTGGGGCTGTTATCGCGGTTGCGATTGTCACAGCCTTTATTCAGCTAGACGAGTGGTTAACACCGCTTTATGTAAAGTTAGGGCTGGATTCCACCCTTGTACTGAGTGTCAGCCTCGTGATGCTGATTACGGCTTATTTAGTACGTTTCTTTGCAATTGGCTTTAACTCCATTGAGGCAGGCTACGAAAAAATTGGGACGAATTTCCGGGATGCTTCCAGGCTTTTAGGTTCTGGCATTACAAAAACCTTTTTTAAGGTAGATGTTCCGATGATGAAAGGTGCGATTATTAGCGGCTTCATTTTAGTGTTTATTGATATTATGAAGGAAATTCCATTAACACTCATTTTGCGACCGTTTAATTTTGATACACTTGCGACGAAAGCCTTTCAATATGCAAGTGATGAAAAAATCATGGAAGCCTCTCAAGCATCCTTATTTATTATTGTGATTAGTGCTATTGCGATTTTTATTTTTAATAAGCTACTGGAAAAGGAGCCAAGCTAACATGTACTTATCTATTGAAAATTTATGCTTTTCATATCCTTCAGCAAAGGAAGATACCATCCAATCATTTACGCTAACAATTAAAAAGGGCGAGGTCATCTCAATCCTAGGCCGAAGCGGAAGCGGGAAAAGTACGATTTTGCGTATATTAGCAGGGCTAGAGTATGCAAGTAACGGCTCATTTTGCATAAATAATGAAGTGATTTTTGACAGTAAAACTTTTATTCAACCAGAAAAACGTGGGATTGGGATGGTGTTTCAAGATTATGCATTGTTCCCACATATGACTGTCGGTAAGAATATTTTATTCGGTATATCCCATTTAGCTAAAGAAGATTGCCGTAAACGATTGAAAGAAGTGCTCGAGCTGGTGGAAATGGAGGACTATGAACACAGATACCCTCATCAGTTAAGTGGCGGTCAGCAGCAACGTATTGCCATCGCAAGAGCACTTGCACCAAACCCTCGTTTACTCTTATTAGACGAGCCTTTTAGTAACTTAGATACCGAGCTTCAAGTAAAAATCCGAAAAGAATTACGTGATATTTTAAAGCGAGCAAACATTACATCGATTTTTGTTACGCACGATGAAGACGATGCCCACGCGATCGCTGATTTTATCGTGAAATTAAACCGCGGAAGAATCGAGCAAATGGGAAATCCATGCGATATTTTAAAGGCCGAGACAAAGATCGTCTTCTCCTAGTTTGGTGGCTGTTCAAAAAACGCCTGTAAAAATTCGCTGGCACTGAAAAACTTGCATTTTCAACCTGACAAATCTCTTTCCGTAAAAAAATAAGGCACTTCCTGTTCAAAATTGAACAGGAAGTGCCTTATTTCTTTCTTCGTGTCAGACTAACAGTAAATATCGTTGTGACCCCTTGAATTTCCATGCCAAATAGACCCGCAGCCAATGCCGTACGTTGAAAAAAGATTGATCAAACTGCGGGTTTTAATGGTTAATGAGTGCTTATTGTGGGAGTCGAATCTTTAAAAAAAGCCCATCCTTTGTTGAAGAACAGTTGCTGATCACACTCTATATACTTTAGCTCGCTATTGTAAAGCTTTTCTCATCCTCACTAATCGGCACATCCATCGTCGTCATTTTCTTTACAGATGCCCGTTTCAATGACTGCATGCAGTTAACCAAAAAGTAAATTTTCGATTCTTCCCCTTGTAATTCTGCTTCCACACTTCCATCTTCTAAATTTTTCACCCAACCCGTTAATTTCAGTCTTTCCGCAATACAAAATACTTCCAAGCGAAATCCTACTTTTTGGACTTTTCCAGAAAAAGTGACTTTTTTTCGGATTATCGAACTTGGCGGAAATGGCGGGATCTTCATACGATTGGCATGCCAAATAACATACCCATCCAATAATTTCGTGACCATACTCATTCTTTAGCTTACTCCCTTATTTGACTATTAAGTATTCAGATTATTAACTCGTAAATATACTCTTCAATTAAACTGCCCTAATGGAACGATTCGGCTGCCGAAAAAGTAATCATAACCCCAGTTAGTTGAATCAATAAATCAAAATGTTATTTTTTAATAATGAGTAGATGTTTGTATCGTGAGCGAACCCATTTTGATACATATAGTCTCGTAAAACTCCCTCTTTTTGAAAACCAATTTTAGTTAGTAAATTATTAGATGCTTCATTTTCTATAAAAACGACAGCACCTATACGAGTTAAATCCATTGCAACAAATCCATATGAAAGTACTTTTGATAGCGCTTCTAAGGTATAGCCTTTCCTCCAATGGTCTGGATAAATTTCATAACCTATTTCTGCCCGTTTATGTTTCGGAGACCAAGCGTTAAATCCAATTGATCCAATCATTCCTTTGATCCCTTTTATTTCAATTCCCCACCTGATGCCTCTTTTTTCATTGAAGTTTTTTGAAAAGAAATCAACGAATTTCTCTGCCTGTTTTAAATTCAGTATTGTTTCTTCTCCATAGAATCGAGTTACATTGTTGTTCGAAAAACAAGCAAAAATACATTGTGCATCGTCTTTTGTGATTTCCCTTAGCTTTAGTCTTTCGGTCTCTAACACTGGAAACATTTAATCTCCACCTCTTTTCAATTCACTAATTATTGATTCTATGAAAGTGGTGAAAATCCTTTAAAAATTGATCTCCGTATTGTATTAACCTGTGTCGGTAAGTTAAGAAGCGACTGCTCTATGAAACAATCGTTCTCGTTAGCAAAATAAAAACTTCCCACATCACTATAAGTTAAAATAAATTCTTGAATAACCGAATTATCATTTTCGGTATAAATATCAAAATATTCCAAATCAATTCAACTAAGATGCAATCTCCAATTTCAATTAGTAGATCTTTAAAAAAGCCGTCCTTACTTTTCTTTTTTTCTTTTTTCATCTTCAATTTACCTCTCCACAACTCAATTTCCCCTTAAAATCGATCTTCAATTTTCTACTGATTTAGCAAAAGAAGAGTCGGCTCTTGTTTTGCTATCGCCCTCGATAGTTGAAGATGTTACATTAAATTTGAGAAACAATCCTATCGAACGTACTACCGTCTCTAAATATCCATTTATCTAATCCAAACATCGTATGCTCCTCTAATACTTAAAAACAAGTCGCCAATTATACCCACACAAAAGAAAATAAAATAATAACTCGCAATCGTGATTTCCTTATTAAACAGCTCTTTAAATGCCTGAATGAACAAATTGTTAAACTTAAACCAACTTAATATCCAACCGATTACTAGAAAACTAACAATCATCATTTCGTTTCCTCCTCTCAAAAAAGATGAGTGTCGTGTCTTCCTATTTAGAAGGACACCACTCGTCCAAGATCGTGCGAGTGGATGGGAAAGTTATATTTCCTTATCCATCAAAAAACCAACAAATATGTTTTCTGTCAGTTCCATGTCTTAATTCCTAAAGACCATTGTTATAAACTAAATACCAACCATTTGAAAAAACAGTGATATGAAGATAAACGACCTCACTCAACTATCATTTTCCATAAAAAGCCTCTTCAAGTATTCTGCCCCTTTAGTTTAAGAATTTCAACTAAAATAGCGTTAATCCTTGGTGGATCAACGCGCTCCCTTCGTGAAATAAGAACTTCACTACCAATCTGGTCCATCATTGCTACCACTGACTATGAGATTAAATGCATTGGAATCCAGATTGGTCTTTTCAACGGATTCATAGAAAATTGATGTTACCTCTTCTTGTACGGATTCAGTTACTTCCTTATTTTCTAAGATATATTTCACCCGAATGTCCTCTTTTGAATAAATTGCAAGCAACATATGAAATGTATAGCCTTTTTCTTCTAATTTCTTGTTTACTTGTTCAAAAAAGCCATGCTCTTGATAAAGTAGCGTTTGAATTTCCTCTACTTCTTTTAATTTCCTTTCGTTTTCCGCTTGTATTTCAGGACTTAATGAATGGGGGCCTTCAAATGTTGCTTCTTTTGTTGCGGAGTTATTGATCAATAGAAAGGTAACAACACACGAAATGACAATGGTTCCGATTAAAGTGATTTTACCCGTTTTTATTCTATACACTCCCTTTTTCACTATAAATATATGACAGTGTAAAAGGGCTTAAACCACGTCAGTTATTGATTGAACTAGCCTGCGCCGTTAGTACAAGTAGTGCCTGCTCTAATTGAACACTCGCATCCCGATAGTCAAAAATTTTCTCTATAAAACACAATCATATGTTCTTCATTCCGACAAAAACCTAAAGAAGAATACAATTTTTCGGCTGATGACTTTGTAAAAACATGCAATTTCGAGCGGTCTTTCCGTGCGCAATTTCTTTTGACACAGTTTGCTCCTGCGTTGATCATATTAAGAAACTGTCATCCTAATCGCGTACGAAAAAATTCTGTATTATCTTGTTTTTTATTAGAGCCTCGACGATTTCTGTTGT
The window above is part of the Solibacillus sp. FSL H8-0538 genome. Proteins encoded here:
- a CDS encoding ABC transporter permease, whose amino-acid sequence is MRKFFSKMNTWSFLALCIILFLVGPNITIIEGLFTPENENWAHIKEYILADFIRASFLLVFFTGILTIVLGTSLAWLIAQYDFPLRSFYKWALILPLSIPPFIAAYTYHGILNYTGVVQTTLRNKLDVKVNAAYFDIMNMPGAIFIYTMVLFPYVYTIVRVFLSQQSATLIESARMLGKGPFKIFFQVVVPISRAAIVGGASLVILEVLNDYGVVKYFGIQTFSTAIFQTWFALGDIDSSLKLAASLMGFVIIILILEKVLRGRKQFSYASTKIRPLKLVTLRGGKAGFATFYCTIIFSLSFLIPVIQLIDWFILTFGHIPFQDFFIYVKNSTIVAAISATIIIVFALIVGNFNRLFQGRITKVLTRLSILGYSIPGAVIAVAIVTAFIQLDEWLTPLYVKLGLDSTLVLSVSLVMLITAYLVRFFAIGFNSIEAGYEKIGTNFRDASRLLGSGITKTFFKVDVPMMKGAIISGFILVFIDIMKEIPLTLILRPFNFDTLATKAFQYASDEKIMEASQASLFIIVISAIAIFIFNKLLEKEPS
- a CDS encoding ABC transporter ATP-binding protein translates to MYLSIENLCFSYPSAKEDTIQSFTLTIKKGEVISILGRSGSGKSTILRILAGLEYASNGSFCINNEVIFDSKTFIQPEKRGIGMVFQDYALFPHMTVGKNILFGISHLAKEDCRKRLKEVLELVEMEDYEHRYPHQLSGGQQQRIAIARALAPNPRLLLLDEPFSNLDTELQVKIRKELRDILKRANITSIFVTHDEDDAHAIADFIVKLNRGRIEQMGNPCDILKAETKIVFS
- a CDS encoding acylphosphatase; translated protein: MSMVTKLLDGYVIWHANRMKIPPFPPSSIIRKKVTFSGKVQKVGFRLEVFCIAERLKLTGWVKNLEDGSVEAELQGEESKIYFLVNCMQSLKRASVKKMTTMDVPISEDEKSFTIAS
- a CDS encoding GNAT family N-acetyltransferase; amino-acid sequence: MFPVLETERLKLREITKDDAQCIFACFSNNNVTRFYGEETILNLKQAEKFVDFFSKNFNEKRGIRWGIEIKGIKGMIGSIGFNAWSPKHKRAEIGYEIYPDHWRKGYTLEALSKVLSYGFVAMDLTRIGAVVFIENEASNNLLTKIGFQKEGVLRDYMYQNGFAHDTNIYSLLKNNILIY